The Lentzea guizhouensis genome contains a region encoding:
- a CDS encoding sensor histidine kinase encodes MKRIWAALVYLATGLLTGTAAWLALAVLLLSVVVLPLLPVTAPLIRRLVDIDRRRLAKFTGVEVPSPPPLDGPWLHRAQKVLADPHSRRDGIWLLWHGLIGSFTGSVAIGIPGSLVQQPLVLATWWMAPGGIESSFGLLVDSWGKALLSVPIGIVLALLLTQLPRLAEWDARWGRKVLAPPRASLEKRLAEVVATRAAALQAHGAELRRIERNLHDGTQNKLVGVVMMLGIAERSLLQNPENAHQALIRAQDAAGDALEELRNVVRSIHPPVLEDLGLDGAIQALAARCPVPCMLQADHLGRLPAAVEAAAYFAVAEALTNVAKHSGANHAWVSLGADNERLTVVVHDDGKGGADEQHGTGLEGIRGRVGALDGTATISSPEGGPTVLTVVLPIGK; translated from the coding sequence ATGAAACGGATCTGGGCCGCGCTGGTCTACCTCGCGACCGGCCTGCTGACGGGCACCGCGGCGTGGCTCGCCCTCGCCGTGTTGCTGCTGTCGGTGGTGGTGCTGCCGTTGCTGCCGGTCACCGCGCCGCTGATCCGCCGGCTCGTGGACATCGACCGGCGCCGGCTGGCGAAGTTCACCGGGGTGGAGGTGCCGTCGCCGCCGCCGCTCGACGGGCCGTGGCTGCACCGGGCACAGAAGGTGCTGGCCGATCCGCACAGCCGGCGTGACGGGATCTGGCTGCTGTGGCACGGCCTGATCGGGTCCTTCACCGGGTCGGTGGCCATCGGGATACCGGGGTCGCTCGTGCAGCAGCCGCTGGTGCTGGCGACGTGGTGGATGGCGCCGGGTGGGATCGAGAGCTCGTTCGGGTTGCTGGTCGACTCGTGGGGCAAGGCGTTGCTGAGCGTGCCGATCGGGATCGTGCTCGCGTTGCTGCTCACCCAGCTGCCGCGGCTGGCCGAGTGGGATGCGCGGTGGGGGCGGAAGGTGCTGGCGCCGCCGCGGGCTTCGCTGGAGAAGCGGCTGGCCGAGGTCGTGGCGACGCGGGCGGCGGCGTTGCAGGCGCACGGGGCCGAGTTGCGGCGGATCGAGCGGAACCTGCATGACGGGACGCAGAACAAGCTGGTCGGGGTGGTGATGATGCTCGGGATCGCGGAGCGGTCGTTGCTGCAGAACCCGGAGAACGCCCACCAGGCGTTGATCAGGGCGCAGGACGCGGCGGGGGATGCGTTGGAGGAGCTGCGCAACGTCGTGCGGAGCATCCACCCGCCGGTGTTGGAGGACCTGGGGCTGGACGGGGCGATCCAGGCGCTGGCGGCGCGGTGTCCGGTGCCGTGCATGTTGCAGGCCGACCACCTCGGGCGGTTGCCGGCGGCGGTGGAGGCGGCGGCGTACTTCGCGGTGGCGGAGGCGTTGACGAACGTGGCCAAGCACAGCGGGGCCAACCACGCGTGGGTCAGTCTCGGGGCGGACAACGAGCGGCTGACCGTGGTGGTGCACGACGACGGCAAGGGTGGCGCGGACGAGCAGCACGGCACGGGGCTGGAGGGGATTCGGGGGCGGGTCGGGGCGTTGGACGGGACCGCGACGATCAGCAGTCCGGAGGGTGGCCCTACCGTGCTCACCGTTGTGCTGCCGATCGGGAAGTGA
- a CDS encoding NAD+ synthase, whose amino-acid sequence MPQLRIALAQVNATVGDLSGNAALVVEWTRKAREGGAHLVVFPEMVLTGYPVEDLAIRTSFARASFEALDALAVSLDDAGLGSVAAVVGYLEHDSVGPRNAVGVLYGGRVVARQSKHHLPNYGVFDERRYFKPGSSLDILRINGVEVGMVICEDLWQDGGPITALGDAGVDLVVSPNASPYERKKDDQRLPLVVRRAAEAGAPLAYCNLVGGQDELVFDGDSLVVGADGQLIGRAPQFVEHLMLVDFDLPSSASYEQGQIGDFYVRRVFVSDAVAPYEPLPAPRVFEPLSDEAEVWHALVTGLRDYVHKNGFRSVVLGLSGGIDSAVVASLAVDALGADSVYGVSMPSSYSSEHSRSDASDMAARTGLHFSTEPIGEMVSVYVSQLGLTGLAEENIQARCRGMLLMALSNQHGHLVLATGNKSELAVGYSTIYGDAVGGYAPIKDVLKTLVWDLARWRNAEAEKRGEVPPIPENSISKPPSAELRPGQVDSDSLPDYSVLDDLLDDYVEGDRGYDDLLAAGFEAELVDRVLRMVDRAEYKRRQYPPGTKISNKAFGRDRRLPITNGWREG is encoded by the coding sequence ATGCCGCAGCTTCGCATCGCGCTCGCCCAGGTCAACGCCACTGTGGGCGACCTTTCCGGCAACGCCGCGCTGGTCGTGGAGTGGACGCGCAAGGCCCGGGAGGGCGGCGCGCACCTCGTGGTGTTCCCCGAGATGGTGCTGACCGGCTACCCGGTCGAGGACCTGGCGATCCGCACGTCGTTCGCCCGCGCGTCTTTCGAGGCGTTGGACGCGCTGGCGGTGTCGTTGGACGATGCGGGCCTGGGCTCCGTGGCCGCCGTGGTCGGTTATCTGGAGCACGACTCGGTCGGCCCGCGCAACGCCGTGGGAGTGCTTTACGGCGGGCGTGTCGTGGCGCGGCAGTCGAAGCACCACCTGCCGAACTACGGCGTGTTCGACGAGCGGCGGTACTTCAAGCCGGGGTCGTCGCTCGACATCCTGCGGATCAACGGTGTCGAGGTCGGCATGGTGATCTGCGAGGACCTGTGGCAGGACGGCGGCCCGATCACCGCACTGGGTGACGCCGGCGTGGACCTGGTGGTCTCGCCGAACGCGTCGCCGTACGAGCGCAAGAAGGACGATCAGCGGTTGCCGCTGGTGGTCCGTCGTGCCGCGGAAGCCGGGGCGCCGTTGGCGTACTGCAACCTCGTCGGCGGGCAGGACGAGCTGGTGTTCGACGGTGACTCGCTGGTGGTCGGCGCGGACGGCCAGCTGATCGGGCGGGCGCCGCAGTTCGTCGAGCACCTGATGCTGGTGGATTTCGACCTGCCGTCTTCTGCTTCTTATGAGCAGGGCCAGATCGGTGACTTCTACGTGCGCCGTGTGTTCGTTTCGGACGCCGTCGCTCCCTACGAGCCTCTGCCCGCACCGCGCGTGTTCGAGCCTCTGTCCGATGAGGCCGAGGTGTGGCACGCGCTCGTGACCGGTCTGCGCGACTACGTGCACAAGAACGGCTTCCGGTCCGTTGTGCTCGGTCTGTCCGGTGGCATCGACTCGGCCGTTGTGGCTTCTCTGGCCGTGGACGCTCTTGGTGCCGATTCGGTCTATGGCGTCTCGATGCCGTCGTCGTACTCGTCGGAACACTCTCGTTCGGACGCCTCGGACATGGCGGCGCGCACTGGGCTGCACTTCTCCACGGAACCCATCGGCGAGATGGTGTCCGTGTACGTCTCGCAGCTGGGCCTGACGGGTCTCGCCGAGGAGAACATCCAGGCGCGGTGCCGCGGCATGCTGCTGATGGCGCTGTCGAACCAGCACGGGCACCTGGTGCTGGCGACCGGCAACAAGTCCGAGCTCGCGGTCGGGTACTCGACGATCTACGGCGACGCGGTCGGCGGGTACGCACCGATCAAGGACGTGCTGAAGACGCTGGTATGGGACCTGGCCCGGTGGCGCAACGCCGAGGCGGAGAAGCGCGGCGAGGTGCCGCCGATCCCGGAGAACTCGATCTCGAAGCCGCCGTCGGCGGAGTTGCGGCCGGGGCAGGTGGACTCGGACTCGCTGCCGGACTACTCGGTGCTGGACGACCTGCTGGACGACTACGTCGAAGGGGACCGCGGGTACGACGACCTGCTGGCGGCCGGGTTCGAGGCGGAGCTGGTGGACCGGGTGCTGCGGATGGTGGACCGGGCGGAGTACAAGCGTCGGCAGTACCCGCCGGGGACGAAGATCTCGAACAAGGCTTTTGGGCGGGACCGGCGGTTGCCGATCACGAACGGGTGGCGCGAGGGCTGA
- a CDS encoding response regulator codes for MRIVIAEDDALLREGLTLLLRNEGLDVAAATDNPDDFLVAVAEHQPDIAVVDVRMPPTFTDEGLRAAVEARKRHPELAVLVLSAWVEQSYAHELLAGTSGGIGYLLKERVGKVADFLESLHRVAAGGTALDPEVVSQLLVRRKSDDALSGLSPREREVLGLMAEGLSNAAIGDKLVISPGAVHKHIGNIFLKLGLNTEDGAGDRRVQAVLAYLDH; via the coding sequence ATGCGCATCGTGATCGCCGAAGATGACGCGTTGCTCCGCGAGGGGTTGACGTTGTTGTTGCGCAACGAAGGCCTGGACGTGGCCGCGGCGACGGACAACCCGGACGACTTCCTGGTCGCCGTGGCCGAGCACCAGCCGGACATCGCGGTGGTGGACGTGCGGATGCCGCCGACGTTCACCGACGAGGGGCTGCGGGCCGCGGTCGAGGCGCGCAAGCGGCACCCGGAGCTCGCCGTGCTGGTGCTCAGCGCGTGGGTCGAGCAGAGCTACGCGCACGAGCTGCTGGCCGGCACCTCCGGCGGCATCGGGTACCTGCTGAAGGAACGCGTCGGCAAGGTCGCGGACTTCCTGGAGTCGCTGCACCGGGTCGCGGCGGGTGGCACGGCGCTCGACCCCGAGGTCGTGTCGCAACTGCTGGTGCGCCGCAAGTCCGACGACGCGCTCAGCGGGTTGTCACCGCGTGAGCGCGAGGTGCTCGGGCTGATGGCGGAGGGGCTGTCGAACGCGGCCATCGGCGACAAGCTGGTCATCAGCCCGGGAGCGGTGCACAAGCACATCGGCAACATCTTCCTGAAGCTCGGCCTCAACACCGAGGACGGCGCGGGAGACCGGCGCGTCCAGGCCGTGCTCGCCTACCTGGACCACTGA